ACCATCTTAGATGAAACCCGAGCCACCACTGCTACACAAAGTCACCGGTATTATCCTTAACATAGAAGTGTAACCTCTGGCCATTTGATCCaatgtatcccttctttaatccaagacggtactTACATAACATGCCAAGCCAGCACCACATTGTCCTCCGTAGTCTAGTCAGctctacacttcttgaatcttacgCAATGATGTTGTTAAGCCTGATATAGTGATTgtacaataaactcttttcctatagaAAGATAATCCATTAAACTAGTTTTTcgttttcagcctaatccatcttccgaaagcccattctctttcaccttaacttcgatttagacgattcttgcatctaaatatttctaaaattgtacatatccaaccatagtgtttttaaattgttttgataatatttggtatgttgttcttagtgtttgttttgtgttgtttgtcggtagttcctgcgattagtcgataatgttccAGAGCAtatcgagggacttcaagaccaaggtttcgacAACATTGAGCAGTATTGGGtaaaaggtaagtgtccttaatcatattgaatctatattttaaatgttttgtgtTACAAAATTGTATGAAATgtctgtcaatttgatgggtagttaCCTATATTAAGTTTTacctagtttttctttttacatTCCATAAAGCCTAAGCgatagttgatatgagtctcttaggtagaattgcttaaacatacttttgggatgttggaaagtgtcatatacatgtttagtagtcatatgcaatggtgatgatgaacttatttTAGTAACATAGAACCCTGGGAgtgcaaggagttggtttgataatgttggttcttgtggtgggcttgtggatacattcCGAGTAGAGAGATGTTAGGTTTGGTCGGTTATTTTTCCCTGTTGGTTAGTCTTTGCCTAAGTGTCGCATATAAAGATCGGTTCGTGGAGAGACAACCCAAAaaataccgtaccaaacacgaggacgatatgggtaaggcttagcatatcaattagacacatgtctggcattcgttggagtaccaggacctaattgatggaccatgcttcgtagtgactctcctggcagcacaccactggtgtgtgttaagtgtttcgcgaatacggcaacatgaaaatcacaactcgtggctaaaagttggacaacctctgcagagtgtaaaactgttataacagttgtacccgtggttatgggagacttagatcctcacatgattagtgggttgtggttatgggtttggttgtagttttggttatagtacatggactactagatggttatggtatgcaaggtggggagccttttATGTTGTGTGTTGCATTGTATgagttacattcatttaataatttttttaatgctttTTAAGTCctaatatctttttattactcGTACTTAcgcaaatatatcatgtgttagcctatttttattataagcctacatatcattatcttttccacacttgttgaacgcgtcatgtgctcacacttgctattttccctataccatgtgacATGCGCGGTGCTgattagtgagtgaagatgttgaagactatcaagatgaggttgtgacgttctagacgCGTGGCTCCCGATCGGttacctgcggtgttgttgggcactagtgcttctgtttcgctgtagatatctacatagaagataatatatgtcaattattgtaagtgttaacatttatttaataaaagtattgtttttatTACTCTACTTGTGGTGTCTTTATGTATGTTGAACATCCTgtgcacacataagccgcatctgattttgtccattaaaaccgggtgtgacagatgtCACACATACAAAAGCATACAACACCAATGTAGCAATTTTATATGCAtagttgaaaaaaaatttagaccaaGATCACTTTAGATCACTGTATTACTCAAGTCCTTTTCTTAGTCTCTTGCTTTACTTTTGCCATTCAGAGAAGATAAAAGAATCATCTTAGCAGAGATTATGTGTCAATCCATCTAGTGACAGAAATATACATGATCATTGATATTATTCCATATATATAAAAACAAGAGCATAATACCCAATCCAAATATACATGATCTTTGAAGGAAACAATAAGAATGCAAGATCAACAGCATTCAACATCATATATATTCCAAATGCAGGACAACAGATATATAAAATGAATAAATGTGCTTTCAGAAGACAATATTCTGTCATCGAGTAgatagtcgagagctataacaACATATATCTTCAATGGTACATATATGTTCTTTTTCTACTCTTAGCTCgagtaatcttctcctcgaccatgGAATTGGGGGCTACATAATAGTACCATACTTTTcgtaaattttgtatatattttctgcaaaagtttatttGGCTTTGCATCAACTGCTTTGGATAAGAGCCAATAGAGGCATATGTCGGGTTGATGATGAACAACTACACCTAATAAGGCATAACAACACAAAAggttgtcagacatctcacaccTAATGGCTAAaaaaggttctgaagttctagtcgatccCATGCGTGTTTTCTGTCGAGTTCATGTCCGAACGCTGGTTAAACATGCAAGTCaatgaaagtttgcaaaagaccaTTATGTTTTTTGTTTCTAGTTTTAAACTTGTCTTTTCATTATTATTATGGTCTTCTCGAATGTTCACTCGAGGGTTGCACGTCTAATGGCTTGTTTAGTTGAGTTTTAAGATACCAATGGATATTCGATCAATAAGTCTTAAAGGTGGTCTACATGCCTACAGATCAAAATTACATCTActcatgctaactctatttcattgataagaaaatagtgacaatagcatgttagataggcaaaaatataagaaatgtttcatgtcaatcATCAGACAAAGGCATACCAAAAAGCTCACTGCTCGACTAAGGAGAAAGTTTCGGTGATATCCATTTGCAAGAACGCCAATTGAAATTCCCCTAAAGGGTTTTTATGGTCTTGGAAACATCGTCATGATCATCCTGGTCATAAGCTGAGTTCATTTGGTGGAAGCTGAGAATTCGACCAGGGTTGGTAACTCCGGGTACTGATGGTATAGCTTCGGAGGTCATGCATAGTAGAATTGATCTTTCTTCCGCCCAAGGAACAGCCTCCCATTCTAGTGGCTCTCAAATATCATTGCTGAACGCGTGGAGGCAGACCGACGTCAATGCATTGTGCTAGGCTGGATTATCaatttgtttgctaaccttcaAGAAAAAAACGTGCGAGATTCGACCAGGAGCAGTTGAGAACCATTCAGACCAGGTTGCCAGATCTCAAACTCGGGCATCGATTGTTCCAATATCGCCACAGCTCTTGATGGATCCTCTGAAGTCACTCCATCCAGAAAATCCGAAATACGCCACCAAAACCTGTCATTAGAGATCTGAAACCACCGTGGTGGTCCATTGATAATATAAACATGCACTCCCTttgtcatctgaagatgaaagcGTGGCATCCTTGGCACAATGATGATGAATATTGTCCCATCCTTACGCACTACAAACCCTTCTAGGTTCACCCATAACGCATCATAACAAAGCAATGGAAGGTCATAGAACCATCCGGTAACAGGGTTAATTACCCTATCTGACGCCCTTGCCCGATGATGATCAAGAGCCCATTCAAGGCCCCGATCATCTCCTAGATATTGCTGACTAAACCCCAGAAACGAAGATCAAAAACTGCTTCACTTCTCAACTGATGGACCTCCACCAAGTCATCCTCATGCACGAATGGACATTTCAGGATCCAAGGAGCGAATTTCATCATCCTACACACTTCATGCCATGAGGTGAAGACACAACGTAAGAAGGAGAAATCTTTTGGATGCCGTAACTTGTTGAAGATAGTGTCAAGTACCCCCAAAGGCAAAGTCTCCCAATAGGGGGTTTCTGCCATAAGATCCAAGGAGAAAGGTGAAGTTTTTGAGTAGAATGCAAGCAATGGTGGATGAGTTTGAAGGGTGAAACTGCAAAAGGAGGCAACAGGGATAAGACAATAGAGCTCTCCCCTCATATAATTAAATAGGTCTTGCCTCAAGGTGAGACTCAAAAATCGTTTCCGCTTCGGATGAAAATTGTGGCACCTCGATCAGCGTGAAAAGTGGCATGATGACAACATGTGAATCTCTGCATGCCCATCTGTATTCTGCAAGCATTAAATGCTCCTATACCCgttgtttcaaactttgaaatattttttaactctactcagagacggATGTCGAGAAGTCGATATTACTAGCCCTTATCGAGTCTCGAGTGCGGATAACAATAGGGTCCTCAACCTaaaagtgtttccactcgatactcagaATAGAGCCTCTTCTTATTTGATTCTTTCGACTGTAAGTTCGatctaccttactcgaccaTGCTTGGACTTGGTGGTACTTGAGTAGCCGCTTGCAGAAATCCTCCCTGCTAAGTAGAGTTAGGGAGctattgtcgaatatctaactatagggtatatacgtataagaagTATACCATATATGGACGGGGTATGCCGTGTGCATACTtgacaactccggatattacgAAATCGAATTTGTTGTACCTGATACTCTGAAATCTAGAATGAGTATACTAGGAAGGCTTTGATTGCctacccaactcgagaagatTAGTATCTATAACaaatttatctacttggatgtcCATATTGACTACGAAAGGAGACGGTGCATTACCCTTATATAAGGCAGGGACCCAGATTCCCCAGGGGTGGTTCTTTTCTTCTAGCtactcaaggcaagcatctgGACCTGGACACAGGAGGAACTCGACGACTTTAGCTTTGGatttagatccgatctactcattgtaataggttagccacattgCATGTACTCGGgtaaatacatatacataatcatcaacacaggatgtagggtattactccaactagAGACTCGAACCTATATGCATCGCGTGCGTCTCGCTTCATGTTCGATTTATGATCCACGAAGGTAACCTATTATTTTTGGACATATTGTTAGGAATAAATCCTCGACAAAAAGTTAGATATAAAGAGTTacaactataaaaaaaatctagatctaactATACCCCTACGTTGCAAACAAAATTTATATCTATTATAAATACAactatctttaaaaaaacatagGTTAAAGAGTTACAACCATAAAAAGAACCTAAATCTAATATCACTAAACAATATATCTAATTTCTAATCTATATCCATAACTAAATCTAATGTCTAAACTAAttgatttgtaattttttcactAAGATTAGAATATTTATCTCAGATATTAAAAGATTCCAGTAGGACTTTGTtactcttctcttcctcctctcccctcccctcttcactcctctctctccgcGCAATGGTGAAACAAACAAGCAAGCACAGGACCCCATTAGAAGGCTAGCCACATAGCTTTATAATCTATCGCTCTTTTAACAGGCGACAGGAATTTAGATTTGTAATttgtcaaaatatataaatatatttgcaatttcttaatttaaaaataaaagaaataaaaaatccaaaaaaaagtGCACCTACCACGCGGAGGCAAGGCCGAGTCCACTGCCGCTGCCGTCCTGCCACAAGAACCCCTAAAGAAGGATTCCACCGCGTCCGACACCGTGCGCGGAACCAAAAACCAACGCGAGTCTCCCAACCCAAGCTGccgtaaaaataaaataaaaacccTCCGTTTTGTTGTAAAGAACCGGCACGTCTCATTGACTTGCCCGCCGTCTCTCCGAGCTCACACGGCCACACGCACTCCTCTCCGCTCATGTTGAACCATTCCCATTCCCGATCCGATTCCCGTTCCCCCTTCCTCCACGGCTTCCCCCACGCAGTCGACACCCCGTCGCCGGAGCCGCGGGAAAGGGCAACCGCGCCGTCGAGGATGGACGCGCCGTCGTCGTCGGGGCGGCCGACGACGCCGAGGCGGCAGCTGCAGGgcccgcgcccgccgcggcTCAACGTGAGGATGGAGTCGCACGCCATCAAGAAGCCCTCGGGAGCTGCGCCGGCGCAGATGCAGGGGAGGCGGGAGCAGCAGcccgggccgccgccgcgggcgccGGTCATCATCTACGACGCGTCGCCCAAGGTCATCCACGTCAAGCCCAGCGAGTTCATGGCGCTTGTGCAGCGGCTCACCGGCCCGGGATCCGGCGGGCCGCCCGCCGATGCGCAGCAGGAGCACCAGCCGGATGACGCCGTGCTGGGACAGTTGACGTTCCTGCCGCCGGAGCTGCTGCTCTCGCCGTCGGCCGCGATGTCCCCAGCCGCGCGGCTGGCGACAATCGAGAGGTCCGTCCGTCCGATGCCCGCGCCGGTGCCGGACTACTTGGACGTCCAGGACGGCGGGGTCGACGATGGCACCCTCGCGGCGATCCTTGGCCCGGCGCGGCCCGGCATCCTGTCCCCGCTGCCGTCGTCGCTCCCGCCGGCCGCGGCGTCTGGGCTGTTCTCGCCGCTGCCGTTCGACCCGAGCTGCATCAGCTGGCTGAACGAGCTCAGCCCGATCCTCAGAGCCGCCTCCACTGCCAACGTCGGCGCCGGCGCATCCTCGTCCGGcatcggaggcggcggcggcccgagCAACGGCTcctcccggccgccgccgtcctaCTACGCCGATCCGTTCGTGCCCAGCCCCCGCAACCTCCTCGCCACACCCACCGTGCCGTCGCCGGCGACCTGCGCGGAGTTCTTCGGCAGCCTGCCGGATCTTTagctcgccgccgcgcccgtCCAAGACAGCAGAAGCAGCGGCCGAAACTTGGCTACATTTTTCCACTTCTTTTTCTTGCTACTTTTTTTTCTGAGGGTAGGCGCAAGGTAGTGGGGCCGGCACTGATGCTAATCTGATTAGTGCTCCGTTTCATCCTTTGCTGATTGTTCTTGAGCAACCACtaggcagcagcagcacagcTGGGAGTGAGAACAAGAACAGAATAGAGAAAGCAATGGCAAAAGTTTTCAGTAGCAGTAGCAGATGACTAGAAGCAACCGGCCGGCTCAGCACTTTGTTGGATTCTTCTTCTCTGTTTTTTCATCTCTTGTGTAGGCCAAAGAAATGATTGTTTGTTTAATGGAGGATTTGTTAATTCTTTAAGTTTGGTGGTGTGCTTATGATTAGGTCATGCTGACTTGGTGCATTGTGACCGAACATCTACTCTGGTGCTTTTACTCCATTCACCAATTGTACTTCTTGCTGCAAAATGCAAAATCTAATACTACTAATTTAAAATCGTTTCGGAACAAAAAAAATCGTTTCGATTTTAAGGCTATCAGTAGTAGTACGATAAGAAAACAAATAGAGCGGTTAAAGTACTGATGGCATACAAGCAATTTTATCTACTCTGGTCGCATATATACAGGCCCGTACTAGAGGTATGTGCAGGATGCGCTTCTGCACAGGGCCCCAAATGATTAGGGCGCTCAATTTTTTTGTCAGTAATATACTTAGCAGTCTAATCATCAAATTAAAGAGTAATCTATTGCATTAGCAATAAAGAATGCAATTTATTATTTCTGGTGAAGTTGTGCGTGATATCTATTGGGGCATGAGGATTGCACCATGAGTTATATCAATGTTAAATTCATGAGTAAGGTATGATTGACATCAACCTTGCAATCCATCAGCGTAATCAATTAGCGTAATTTTAGGGGTACAATTCTGTATCTCAGTCCTACGATCAGAAGCATGGACAGTCAAGATCAAAAGTTACCCGCCCAAATTGTcctttttaaattttataaattgaaACTATTGAAGTCTTGCGTTTTAAGATGACACAAGAAAGATTTACTGAATTGGCCAAAAAcacttgaaaataatatttttggagAAAGATTTTTATAAAGatctaattaaatattttataccAAGGAATGCTAGAAGCATGACACGTTTAAGCTAAAAGATAGTTTTGTGGTTAAAAGTTCCAAGATTTGCTTTTTGGCAAGCTGTAGTTCTTAGGTAAAATTTTATTtccaatatgattaataaaaaacttttttttattagCTTTTCTTATACTAGAACCTAATTATGGAATTCACATATGATCCCAAATTTCTCGGATAcggtcctatatatatatacatatatatatatatatcattataCAATTCTTAgttcatgatttttcatattttttctttatataCGAAAGTCACCCCACACCTACAAACGAGGGTCCAGAAATTATGTTTCTTGTGCTGTGTGGAACTCTGTGATGTGTCAGTTTTCTTGCCGGCGGAAAAGGCGAGAGGtggaagagcaagaagaagacgACTTTGGCGGGTCCCGGAAGA
This genomic window from Phragmites australis chromosome 7, lpPhrAust1.1, whole genome shotgun sequence contains:
- the LOC133924190 gene encoding protein MKS1-like, with the protein product MLNHSHSRSDSRSPFLHGFPHAVDTPSPEPRERATAPSRMDAPSSSGRPTTPRRQLQGPRPPRLNVRMESHAIKKPSGAAPAQMQGRREQQPGPPPRAPVIIYDASPKVIHVKPSEFMALVQRLTGPGSGGPPADAQQEHQPDDAVLGQLTFLPPELLLSPSAAMSPAARLATIERSVRPMPAPVPDYLDVQDGGVDDGTLAAILGPARPGILSPLPSSLPPAAASGLFSPLPFDPSCISWLNELSPILRAASTANVGAGASSSGIGGGGGPSNGSSRPPPSYYADPFVPSPRNLLATPTVPSPATCAEFFGSLPDL